One genomic segment of Streptomyces sp. TLI_146 includes these proteins:
- a CDS encoding branched-chain amino acid ABC transporter permease, with the protein MTTSTTKTTAPAAEPLGIVPLPAPVARFLIAVGAVATIASTFLAWTWTSEFPGDLTVTGYPAGLQTLTLIAGALTLLYALAGYGVRGLGWLNPGGSNNPVLLAAVSAFAVVWYTAIAISYDLGGLANLEPGAYVAAVSSLLPVVGALALPHPGRSLRDHIAKPDGIPAAAPLPSWVQRLIISLATALGLVVFTYGIGVNDDESETFIGLLLLVLFGSMALFAAGLFERFTELNVQHKGFATTAVFLAAVIFPFTQSEDHNANLGANILIFGTVALGLNIVVGLTGLLDLGYVAFLGVGAYAAALVSGSEFSRFSGVQVPFWAAALIGMGASLVFGVIIGAPTLRLRGDYLAIVTLGFGEIFRITVNNLDGGSGPNLTNGPNGISQIPDLEIFGFNLGAAHDIAGRTIGRFGNYLFLMLLITALIVLVFNRAANSRIGRSWIAIREDETAATAMGINGFRVKLIAFALGASLAGLAGTVFAHVNYSVVPSPFQFAGAAPPNSAFLLAAVVLGGMGTVSGPLLGASLLYLIPEKLGFLKEYELFGFGVALILLMRFRPEGIVANRRRQLEFHETGQLDVPDKGLPDTTVGVTKAEA; encoded by the coding sequence ATGACCACCAGCACCACCAAGACCACCGCCCCCGCGGCCGAGCCCCTCGGCATCGTCCCGCTGCCGGCGCCCGTCGCCCGGTTCCTCATCGCGGTCGGCGCCGTCGCCACCATCGCCTCCACCTTCCTCGCCTGGACCTGGACCTCCGAGTTCCCCGGCGACCTCACCGTCACCGGCTACCCGGCCGGGCTCCAGACCCTCACCCTGATCGCCGGAGCACTCACCCTGCTCTACGCCCTCGCGGGCTACGGCGTCCGCGGCCTGGGCTGGCTCAACCCGGGCGGCAGCAACAACCCGGTGCTCCTCGCCGCGGTCTCCGCGTTCGCGGTCGTCTGGTACACCGCGATCGCCATCTCGTACGACCTGGGCGGCCTGGCCAACCTGGAGCCGGGCGCGTACGTCGCGGCCGTCTCCTCGCTGCTGCCGGTCGTCGGCGCGCTCGCGCTGCCGCACCCGGGCCGCTCGCTGCGCGACCACATCGCCAAGCCGGACGGCATCCCGGCGGCCGCGCCGCTGCCCAGCTGGGTCCAGCGCCTGATCATCTCGCTGGCCACCGCGCTCGGCCTGGTCGTCTTCACGTACGGCATCGGCGTCAACGACGACGAGAGCGAGACCTTCATCGGTCTGCTGCTCCTGGTCCTGTTCGGCTCGATGGCGCTGTTCGCCGCCGGACTCTTCGAGCGGTTCACCGAACTCAACGTCCAGCACAAGGGGTTCGCGACCACCGCCGTGTTCCTCGCGGCCGTGATCTTCCCGTTCACCCAGAGCGAGGACCACAACGCCAACCTCGGCGCCAACATCCTCATCTTCGGCACCGTGGCCCTCGGCCTCAACATCGTCGTCGGCCTCACCGGTCTGCTCGACCTCGGTTACGTGGCCTTCCTCGGCGTCGGCGCCTACGCGGCCGCGCTGGTCTCGGGCTCCGAGTTCTCCCGCTTCTCCGGTGTACAGGTCCCGTTCTGGGCCGCCGCGCTGATCGGCATGGGCGCCTCACTGGTCTTCGGCGTGATCATCGGTGCACCGACACTGCGGCTGCGCGGCGACTATCTGGCCATCGTGACCCTCGGCTTCGGAGAGATCTTCCGGATCACCGTCAACAACCTCGACGGCGGCTCCGGCCCCAACCTCACCAACGGCCCCAACGGCATCTCCCAGATCCCCGACCTGGAGATCTTCGGGTTCAACCTCGGCGCCGCGCACGACATCGCCGGACGCACCATCGGCCGCTTCGGCAACTACCTGTTCCTGATGCTGCTGATCACGGCGCTCATCGTGCTCGTCTTCAACCGCGCCGCGAACTCCCGTATCGGCCGCTCCTGGATCGCCATCCGCGAGGACGAGACCGCCGCCACCGCCATGGGCATCAACGGCTTCCGGGTCAAGCTCATCGCCTTCGCCCTGGGCGCCTCGCTCGCCGGTCTCGCGGGCACGGTCTTCGCCCACGTCAACTACAGCGTGGTGCCGAGCCCCTTCCAGTTCGCCGGTGCCGCGCCGCCCAACTCGGCCTTCCTGCTCGCGGCCGTCGTCCTCGGCGGCATGGGCACGGTGAGCGGTCCGCTCCTGGGCGCCTCGCTGCTCTACCTCATCCCCGAGAAGCTGGGCTTCCTCAAGGAGTACGAGCTCTTCGGCTTCGGTGTCGCACTCATCCTGCTGATGCGGTTCCGCCCCGAGGGCATCGTCGCCAACCGGCGCCGCCAGCTCGAATTCCACGAGACCGGCCAGCTGGACGTGCCCGACAAGGGCCTTCCGGACACCACCGTCGGCGTCACCAAGGCGGAGGCGTAA
- a CDS encoding DUF4331 family protein, whose product MSHHLSGPHLRSPMDDARLDLTDVFAFSVPGDRTVLIMNVNPIAPTGGRAFHPDAVYRLNVDTDGDHRADVAYSFTFSDPADDGEQTLTVHRATGAEARAHEAAGTPMFTDAPVSFGPYPQVTEAGQYLVSAGLRSDPFFADLDGIVKDFQWTGTDWGADKNVFGIVLEVPDAELGADPVIGVWARVSVHRNGTLTSVDRGAHPSLTAYFNAEEVKDAYNAGEPADDWDTYRAPWTAVLRHTGGYTGESAEAALSTVLPDILRYDRSRPAAYPNGRTLTDDVTSARLAMVSGGKITTDHIAPHRDLLQEFPYLGTPH is encoded by the coding sequence ATGTCACATCACCTCAGCGGGCCGCACCTGCGCTCGCCCATGGACGACGCGCGCCTCGACCTCACCGACGTGTTCGCCTTCTCGGTCCCCGGCGACCGCACCGTCCTCATCATGAACGTCAACCCGATCGCCCCCACCGGCGGCCGGGCCTTCCACCCGGACGCCGTCTACCGCCTCAACGTCGACACCGACGGCGACCACCGGGCCGACGTCGCCTACAGCTTCACCTTCTCCGACCCCGCCGACGACGGGGAGCAGACCCTCACCGTCCACCGGGCCACCGGCGCCGAGGCCCGCGCCCACGAGGCCGCCGGCACCCCGATGTTCACCGACGCGCCCGTCAGCTTCGGCCCCTACCCCCAGGTCACCGAGGCGGGGCAGTACCTCGTCTCGGCCGGGCTGCGCAGCGACCCGTTCTTCGCGGACCTCGACGGCATCGTCAAGGACTTCCAGTGGACCGGCACCGACTGGGGCGCCGACAAGAACGTCTTCGGCATCGTCCTGGAAGTCCCCGACGCCGAACTCGGCGCCGACCCCGTCATCGGCGTCTGGGCCCGCGTCAGCGTCCACCGGAACGGGACGCTGACCTCGGTGGACCGGGGCGCCCATCCCTCCCTCACGGCGTACTTCAACGCGGAGGAGGTCAAGGACGCGTACAACGCGGGCGAACCGGCCGACGACTGGGACACCTACCGCGCCCCCTGGACGGCGGTCCTGCGGCACACCGGCGGCTACACCGGGGAGTCGGCGGAAGCGGCCCTGAGCACGGTGCTCCCCGACATCCTGCGCTACGACCGGAGCAGGCCCGCCGCGTACCCCAACGGCCGCACGCTCACGGACGACGTCACCTCGGCCCGGCTGGCCATGGTCTCCGGCGGGAAGATCACCACGGACCACATCGCCCCGCACCGGGACCTGCTCCAGGAGTTCCCCTACCTCGGCACGCCGCACTGA
- a CDS encoding branched-chain amino acid ABC transporter permease — MHTLPQNLANGLLLGSMYGLIAIGYTMVYGIVQLINFAHGEIFMTGAFGGLTVYLYVLPDGVSMWIALPLMLIGGAIVSVLIALGAERFAYRPLRGAPRLAPLITAIGLSLALQQAVFNWYPNAKNDENFPQLPGGPFHIGSITFGSGDIFLITAAPLCMAALALFVRSSRTGRAMQATAQDPDTAQLMGIDTNRIIMIAFAIGGLFAAVAGVAWGLKYGSIKYEMGFQAGLKAFTAAVLGGIGNIYGAMIGGVVLGLAETMASAYIANVPGMQQLGGSGWANVWAFVLLILVLLFRPQGLVGERVADRA; from the coding sequence GTGCACACTCTGCCGCAGAACCTGGCCAACGGGCTGCTCCTCGGCTCGATGTACGGGCTGATAGCCATCGGTTACACGATGGTCTACGGCATCGTCCAGCTCATCAACTTCGCACACGGCGAGATCTTCATGACGGGCGCCTTCGGCGGCCTCACGGTCTACCTCTATGTGCTCCCCGACGGCGTATCCATGTGGATAGCCCTCCCCCTGATGCTGATCGGCGGCGCCATCGTCTCCGTACTGATCGCCCTGGGAGCGGAACGCTTCGCCTACCGGCCACTGCGCGGCGCGCCACGCCTGGCGCCGCTGATCACCGCGATCGGCCTCTCGCTCGCGCTCCAGCAGGCGGTCTTCAACTGGTACCCGAACGCCAAGAACGACGAGAACTTCCCGCAGCTCCCGGGCGGGCCGTTCCACATCGGCTCGATCACCTTCGGCTCCGGTGACATCTTCCTGATCACCGCGGCCCCGCTCTGCATGGCGGCCCTCGCCCTCTTCGTCCGCTCCTCGCGCACCGGCCGTGCCATGCAGGCCACCGCGCAGGACCCGGACACCGCCCAGCTCATGGGCATCGACACCAACCGCATCATCATGATCGCCTTCGCCATCGGCGGCCTCTTCGCCGCCGTCGCGGGCGTCGCCTGGGGCCTCAAGTACGGCTCGATCAAGTACGAGATGGGCTTCCAGGCCGGCCTCAAGGCCTTCACCGCGGCTGTCCTCGGCGGTATCGGCAACATCTACGGCGCCATGATCGGCGGTGTGGTCCTCGGCCTCGCCGAGACCATGGCCAGCGCGTACATCGCCAACGTCCCCGGGATGCAGCAGCTCGGCGGCTCGGGCTGGGCGAACGTCTGGGCGTTCGTCCTCCTCATCCTCGTCCTGCTCTTCAGGCCACAAGGCCTGGTGGGCGAACGCGTCGCGGACAGGGCGTGA
- a CDS encoding ABC transporter ATP-binding protein has protein sequence MTTTIAPSPVLEASGVTMRFGGLTAVRNVDLTVNSGEIVGLIGPNGAGKTTFFNCLTGLYVPTEGKVSYKGTVLPPKPHLVTQAGIARTFQNIRLFANMTVLENVLVGRHTRTKEGLWSALLRGPGFKKAEARSRERAMELLEFIGLQHKADHLARNLPYGEQRKLEIARALASEPGLLLLDEPTAGMNPQETRATEELVFAIRDMGIAVLVIEHDMRFIFNLCDRVTVLLQGEKLVEGTSDVVQGDERVVAAYLGTPFEGAPGDEEVAEVEAAAAAAAEAAEVDSAGAPASPEAAPAEADAAPAETDTASSEADAPGKTRTEGDSQ, from the coding sequence ATGACCACCACCATCGCCCCCAGCCCGGTGCTCGAAGCGTCCGGCGTCACCATGCGGTTCGGCGGTCTGACCGCCGTACGCAACGTCGACCTCACCGTCAACAGCGGCGAGATCGTCGGTCTCATCGGCCCCAACGGCGCCGGCAAGACCACCTTCTTCAACTGCCTCACGGGGCTCTACGTCCCCACCGAGGGCAAGGTCTCGTACAAGGGGACCGTGCTCCCGCCCAAGCCGCACCTGGTCACCCAGGCCGGTATCGCGCGCACCTTCCAGAACATCCGGCTCTTCGCCAACATGACCGTTCTGGAGAACGTGCTCGTCGGGCGGCACACCCGCACCAAGGAGGGCCTCTGGTCCGCCCTGCTGCGCGGCCCCGGCTTCAAGAAGGCCGAGGCCAGGTCCCGCGAACGGGCCATGGAACTCCTGGAGTTCATCGGCCTCCAGCACAAGGCGGACCACCTCGCCCGCAATCTGCCCTACGGCGAGCAGCGCAAGCTGGAGATCGCCCGGGCGCTGGCGAGCGAGCCGGGGCTGCTGCTCCTGGACGAGCCGACCGCCGGTATGAACCCGCAGGAGACCCGGGCCACCGAGGAACTGGTCTTCGCCATCCGGGACATGGGCATCGCCGTCCTCGTCATCGAGCACGACATGCGCTTCATCTTCAACCTGTGCGACCGGGTGACGGTGCTGCTCCAGGGCGAGAAGCTCGTCGAGGGCACGTCGGACGTGGTGCAGGGCGACGAGCGCGTGGTCGCGGCGTACCTCGGCACACCGTTCGAGGGGGCGCCGGGGGACGAGGAGGTCGCGGAGGTGGAGGCGGCGGCCGCGGCTGCGGCCGAGGCCGCCGAGGTGGACTCCGCCGGGGCTCCCGCCTCCCCGGAGGCCGCTCCGGCCGAGGCGGACGCCGCTCCGGCCGAGACCGACACCGCCTCCTCCGAGGCCGATGCTCCAGGAAAGACCCGTACCGAAGGAGACTCCCAGTGA
- a CDS encoding ABC transporter ATP-binding protein, giving the protein MTALLEVEDLRVAYGKIEAVKGISFSVEAGQVVTLIGTNGAGKTTTLRTLSGLLKPSGGRITFDGKPLSNIPAHKIVSLGLAHSPEGRHIFPRLSIAENLQLGAFLRNDKEGIEKDIQRAYELFPILGERRKQAAGTLSGGEQQMLAMGRALMSQPKLLMLDEPSMGLSPIMMQKIMETIVELKAQGTTILLVEQNAQAALSLADHAHVMEVGEIKLSGSGQDLLHDENVRKTYLGED; this is encoded by the coding sequence GTGACCGCTCTTCTGGAAGTCGAAGACCTCCGCGTCGCCTACGGCAAGATCGAGGCCGTCAAGGGGATCTCCTTCAGCGTCGAGGCGGGCCAGGTCGTCACGCTCATCGGCACCAACGGCGCCGGCAAGACCACGACCCTGCGGACCCTGTCGGGGCTCCTCAAGCCCTCCGGCGGCCGGATCACGTTCGACGGGAAGCCCCTGTCGAACATCCCCGCGCACAAGATCGTCTCGCTCGGGCTGGCCCACTCCCCCGAGGGCCGGCATATCTTCCCGCGTCTGAGCATCGCCGAGAACCTCCAGCTGGGAGCGTTTCTGCGGAACGACAAGGAAGGCATCGAGAAGGACATCCAGCGGGCGTACGAGCTGTTCCCCATCCTGGGCGAACGGCGCAAGCAGGCCGCCGGCACGCTGTCGGGCGGTGAGCAGCAGATGCTCGCGATGGGCCGGGCGCTGATGTCCCAGCCCAAGCTGCTGATGCTGGACGAGCCGTCGATGGGGCTCTCCCCGATCATGATGCAGAAGATCATGGAGACCATCGTCGAGCTCAAGGCCCAGGGCACCACGATCCTGCTCGTCGAGCAGAACGCGCAGGCCGCGCTGTCCCTGGCGGATCACGCCCATGTGATGGAGGTCGGCGAGATCAAGCTCTCCGGCTCCGGCCAGGACCTCCTCCACGACGAGAACGTCCGCAAGACGTACCTCGGCGAGGATTAG
- a CDS encoding ANTAR domain-containing response regulator encodes MTAPESPQPVADDDQSHVPPLTTRVVIAEDEALIRLDLKEMLEEEGYAVVGEAGDGQKAVELAREHRPDLVILDVKMPILDGISAAEQIAKDSIAPVLMLTAFSQRDLVERARDAGAMAYLVKPFSKSDVVPAIEMAVSRFTELKALEKEVADLSQRLETRKLVDRAKSILQTQYGLTEPAAFRWIQKTSMDRRLSMQQVAEAVIEDAEEKKAAKG; translated from the coding sequence GTGACCGCCCCCGAGTCGCCCCAGCCCGTCGCCGACGACGACCAGTCGCACGTCCCGCCGCTGACGACCCGCGTCGTCATCGCCGAGGACGAGGCCCTCATCCGCCTCGACCTCAAAGAGATGCTCGAAGAAGAGGGCTACGCGGTCGTCGGCGAGGCCGGGGACGGCCAGAAGGCCGTCGAGCTGGCCCGGGAGCACCGCCCCGACCTGGTCATCCTCGATGTGAAGATGCCGATCCTGGACGGCATCTCGGCCGCCGAGCAGATCGCCAAGGACTCCATCGCGCCGGTCCTGATGCTCACCGCGTTCTCGCAGCGCGACCTGGTGGAGCGGGCGCGGGACGCGGGGGCGATGGCGTACCTGGTGAAGCCGTTCTCCAAGAGCGACGTGGTGCCCGCGATCGAGATGGCGGTGTCGCGCTTCACCGAGCTGAAGGCGCTGGAGAAGGAGGTCGCGGACCTCTCCCAGCGCCTGGAGACGCGCAAGCTGGTCGACCGCGCGAAGTCGATCCTGCAGACGCAGTACGGGCTGACCGAGCCCGCCGCGTTCCGCTGGATCCAGAAGACGTCGATGGACCGGCGCCTGTCGATGCAGCAGGTCGCGGAGGCGGTCATCGAGGACGCGGAGGAGAAGAAGGCGGCGAAGGGGTAA
- the pyk gene encoding pyruvate kinase, translating to MRRAKIVCTLGPATDTYDQIKALVEAGMDVARFNLSHGTYADHEERYQRVRKASDETGRSVGVLADLQGPKIRLGRFREGPVLLERGDEFTITVEQVEGDRHTCGTTYSGLADDVTTGERILVDDGKVALEVVGVDGPHVRTRVVEGGMVSDHKGLNLPGVAVSVPALSEKDVEDLRWALRTGADIIALSFVRSGRDIEDVHRIMDEEGRRVPVIAKIEKPQAVDSIDDIVAAFDGIMVARGDLGVEMPLEQVPIVQKRAIKLAKRNAKPVIVATQMLDSMIDNSRPTRAEASDVANAVIDGTDAVMLSGETSVGKYPVETVRTMSRIVEAAEEDVLAKGLPPLTERSKPRTQGGAVARAAAEMGDFLNAKYLVAFTQSGDTVKRLSRYRSPIPLLAFTPDPATRSQLNLTWGVETFLGPHVESTDAMVAQVDEQLLKIGRCRRGDIVVITAGSPPGVAGSTNLVRVHHIGEDDSPKG from the coding sequence ATGCGTCGAGCAAAGATCGTCTGTACCCTGGGGCCCGCCACCGACACGTACGACCAGATCAAGGCACTGGTCGAGGCCGGAATGGACGTCGCCCGCTTCAACCTCAGCCACGGCACGTACGCCGACCACGAGGAGCGCTATCAGCGCGTGCGCAAGGCGTCCGACGAAACGGGCCGCAGTGTCGGAGTGCTCGCCGACCTTCAAGGCCCGAAGATCCGTCTGGGGCGTTTCCGTGAAGGTCCCGTACTGCTTGAACGCGGCGATGAGTTCACCATCACCGTCGAGCAGGTCGAGGGCGACCGCCACACCTGCGGCACCACCTACTCGGGCCTCGCCGACGACGTCACCACCGGTGAACGCATCCTCGTCGACGACGGCAAGGTGGCCCTGGAGGTCGTCGGTGTCGACGGCCCGCACGTGCGCACCCGCGTCGTCGAGGGCGGCATGGTCTCCGACCACAAGGGACTCAACCTCCCCGGCGTCGCCGTCTCCGTGCCCGCGCTCTCCGAGAAGGACGTCGAGGACCTGCGCTGGGCCCTGCGCACCGGCGCCGACATCATCGCGCTCTCCTTCGTCCGCAGCGGCCGCGACATCGAGGACGTCCACCGCATCATGGACGAGGAGGGCCGCCGCGTTCCCGTCATCGCCAAGATCGAGAAGCCGCAGGCGGTCGACAGCATCGACGACATCGTCGCGGCCTTCGACGGAATCATGGTGGCGCGCGGCGACCTGGGCGTCGAAATGCCCCTCGAACAGGTCCCGATCGTGCAGAAGCGGGCGATCAAGCTCGCCAAGCGGAACGCCAAGCCGGTCATCGTGGCCACCCAGATGCTGGACTCGATGATCGACAACTCCCGCCCCACCAGGGCCGAGGCGAGCGACGTGGCCAATGCGGTCATCGACGGCACGGACGCGGTGATGCTCTCCGGCGAGACCAGCGTGGGCAAGTACCCCGTCGAGACCGTCCGTACGATGAGCCGCATCGTCGAGGCGGCCGAGGAGGACGTGCTGGCCAAGGGCCTGCCGCCGCTCACCGAGCGCAGCAAGCCCCGCACCCAGGGCGGCGCGGTGGCCCGCGCGGCGGCCGAGATGGGCGACTTCCTGAACGCCAAGTACCTGGTCGCCTTCACCCAGTCCGGCGACACCGTCAAGCGCCTGTCCCGCTACCGCTCGCCGATCCCGCTGCTCGCCTTCACGCCCGACCCGGCCACCCGCTCCCAGCTCAACCTCACCTGGGGCGTGGAGACGTTCCTCGGGCCGCACGTGGAGTCGACGGACGCGATGGTGGCCCAGGTCGACGAACAACTCCTGAAGATCGGCCGCTGCCGGCGCGGCGACATCGTGGTCATCACGGCGGGCTCCCCGCCCGGGGTCGCGGGCTCGACCAACCTGGTCCGCGTCCACCACATCGGCGAGGACGACAGCCCCAAGGGCTGA